The following coding sequences lie in one Cryptococcus neoformans var. neoformans B-3501A chromosome 14, whole genome shotgun sequence genomic window:
- a CDS encoding hypothetical protein (Similar to gi|39582427|emb|CAE74811.1| Hypothetical protein CBG22646 [Caenorhabditis briggsae], FASTA scores: opt: 504, E(): 4.9e-19, (40.925% identity (61.210% similar) in 281 aa overlap (1-274:1-232)); HMMPfam hit to Cwf_Cwc_15, Cwf15/Cwc15 cell cycle control protein, score: 256.8, E(): 3.7e-74), with translation MSQAHRPTWNPAQGRETKAGSQQISKLSLAAHTKLKFRQPGQTNTSDVARRDLKAELLAAERASLEKKRKAEGLPPLAPLGSQQDGQLRIEGARDGEEDEAAAKRRKILEEAAEMDKDDESESDEGEEEGKGKGKAVDDEDEDDDDDDSSDDDSDDEDDTAALMAELAKIKQERAEEKARLDAEAASSEAISREAEIATGNPLMNLQAALGTASDTPRSTTSSASTFAVKRRWDDDLIFKNQAVGIDDKPKRGEFVNDLLRSEFHKKFMNRFIK, from the exons ATGTCCCAAGCCCATCGACCCACATGGAACCCCGCCCAAGGCCGGGAAACCAAAGCCGGTTCTCAACAAATCTCCAAGCTGTCCCTCGCAGCGCATACCAAACTTAAGTTCCGTCAACCGGGGCAGACAAACACTTCAGATGTCGCGAGAAGAGATTTGAAAGCGGAGCTCTTAGCAGCGGAGAGGGCGTCactggagaagaagaggaaggcggagGGGTTGCCGCCTTTGGCGCCGTTGGGGTCCCAGCAGGATGGGCAGCTGAGGATAGAAGGAGCGAGGGacggggaggaggatgaggcggcagcgaagaggaggaagatattggaagaagctgcGGAGATGGATAAGGACGATGAAAGTGAGAGTGAcgagggggaagaggagggtaaggggaaaggaaaggcagtggatgatgaggatgaagacgatgatgatgatga CAGTAGTGACGATGATTCggacgatgaggacgatACAGCAGCATTAATGGCAGAACTTGCAAAGATCAAGCAAGAACGAGCCGAAGAAAAAGCCCGCCTC GACGCTGAAGCAGCTTCCAGCGAAGCCATATCCCGTGAAGCTGAGATCGCTACAGGCAACCCTCTGATGAACCTCCAAGCCGCTCTCGGCACTGCGTCCGATACCCCTCGGTCGACTACATCGTCTGCATCGACATTTGCGGtcaagaggagatgggacgATGACTTGATTTTCAAGAACCAGGCTGTTGGGATTGACGATAAGCCCAAGAGGGGAGAGTTCGTCAATGACTTGCTGAGAAGCGAGTTCCACAAGAAGTTTATGAACAGGTTCATCAAGTAG
- a CDS encoding hypothetical protein (Match to ESTs gb|CF190184.1|CF190184, gb|CF186900.1|CF186900, gb|CF191319.1|CF191319; Similar to gi|19112961|ref|NP_596169.1| glycine cleavage system h protein precursor. [Schizosaccharomyces pombe], FASTA scores: opt: 497, E(): 2.9e-27, (50.311% identity (78.882% similar) in 161 aa overlap (3-158:5-163)); HMMPfam hit to GCV_H, Glycine cleavage H-protein, score: 178.2, E(): 1.7e-50) encodes MLSALRPIARPLAGSLRTRIAPRPSALKFSALRFVSTTKYTTDHEWVTFESETNVGVVGITEYAQKALGDVVFVELPGEGTEVAQGDSIGAVESVKAASDIYAPISGVVESINETLADQPSLLNKSPEKDGWLCKVKLSDPAEFDDLLSADAYKAHCEGA; translated from the exons ATGCTCTCTGCTCTCCGCCCCATCGCCCGACCCCTCGCCGGCTCTCTCAGGACTCGCATTGCGCCCAGGCCCTCTGCGCTCAAGTTCTCTGCCCTCAGGTTCGTCTCTACCA CCAAGTACACTACTGACCACGAATGGGTCACTTTTGAGTCTGAGACCAACGTCGGTGTCGTTGGTATCACCGAGTACGCCCAGAAGGCTTTAGGAGATGTCGTCTTTGTCGAGTTGCCCGGTGAAGGTACCGAGGTCGCCCAGGGTG ATTCCATTGGTGCTGTCGAGTCTGTCAAGGCTGCCTCTGACATCTATGCCCCTATCTCTGGTGTCGTCGAGTCTATCAACGAGACCCTTGCCGACCAACCTAGCTTGTTGAACAAGTCTCCCGAGAAAGACG GCTGGCTTTGCAAGGTCAAGCTCTCCGACCCCGCCGAGTTTGATGACCTCTTGTCTGCTGACGCTTACAAAGCCCATTGCGAGGGTGCTTAA
- a CDS encoding hypothetical protein (Similar to gi|46100817|gb|EAK86050.1| hypothetical protein UM05647.1 [Ustilago maydis 521], FASTA scores: opt: 974, E(): 3.2e-52, (53.094% identity (76.221% similar) in 307 aa overlap (199-497:493-799)); HMMPfam hit to Cation_efflux, Cation efflux family, score: 98.3, E(): 1.9e-26) encodes MADKRPPIQHSATTSYGFSNSHPSPRISSSSGTTFCLNNHFHNPSHPPEPEAQPTPLTTTQSPLSFRRGRGMTFEEARKEGIISQHERSGDFDGLPISDDEISTLPKKLRPYYRNLARLREHYLEVDGILSGELTHNIALSFTPSRTYMQRLGDLEEEVASPKAARRDSYWRTNGARGGDGYGDENGDPGEETPLLADAKAERREKLARLALSINTIVNILLVGGKTAAVLHSSSISLAASLVDSALDLLSTFIILGTSLAIGMKTDSHKYPTGKRRFEPLGVLIFSVAMIASFVQVFIESFKRTIGPPEEDPINLGPLGVGIMLVTIGIKAILWAWCSRIPSSGVQALAQDAENDVFFNAMSLAFPWIGSLLHWRLLDPIGGMILSSYIIVEWIKTLHENFANLSGKTASADQITRVLYLVSRFNPVLEIADIECYHIGDDLIVEVDVILPKSSSLHYAHDVGETIQCVIESLDGVIRAYVHCDYSSSNPLQHTSRTPQPYPINRFQSSGGSSSGSGSGTPTPRPIHYLNSNTMGLDGINEITAPTSTNPKSSGEGGIGHEGDRPSFQGEGR; translated from the exons ATGGCAGATAAAAGACCTCCGATCCAACACTCCGCTACGACCTCTTATGGCTTCTCTAACAGCCATCCCTCGCCCCGaatttcctcatcatctggtACCACATTCTGTCTCAACAATCACTTCCACAAtccctctcatcctccgGAACCTGAAGCCCAACCAACACCCTTAACGACTACCCAATCGCCCCTCTCTTTTCGGCGAGGGAGGGGAATGAcatttgaagaagctcgtAAGGAAGGAATCATCAGTCAGCATGAGAGGAGCGGTGACTTTGACGGATTACCCAtaagtgatgatgaaataTCAACACTTCCCAAAAAGTTACGCCCGTATTATCGCAATTTAGCGCGCTTGCGCGAACATTACTTAGAAGTGGATGGGATTCTATCAGGGGAACTGACGCACAACATCGCGTTATCTTTTACTCCCTCGCGAACATACATGCAAAGATTAGGTGacctcgaagaagaagtggccAGTCCCAAAGCGGCAAGGAGAGATAGCTATTGGAGAACGAATGGAGCAAGGGGAGGGGATGGGTATGGGGACGAGAATGGAGATCCAGGAGAGGAAACACCATTATTAGCAGATGCCAAAgctgagagaagagagaaacTTGCTCGGTTAGCGCTCAGTA TAAACACTATAGTTaacatccttcttgtcgGAGGAAAAACCGCGGCTGTTCTCCACTCATCGTCTATTTCCCTTGCTGCTTCTCTTGTCGACTCCGCCTTAGATCTTTTAAGCACATTCATCATCCTAGGAACGAGTCTGGCAATAGGCATGAAGACAGATTCACACAAATACCCGACAGGGAAACGGAGGTTTGAACCATTAGGAGTG TTGATCTTCTCGGTAGCCATGATTGCTTCTTTCGTGCAGGTATTCATAGAATCATTTAAAAGGACTATTGGACCTCCCGAAGAAGATCCTATTAATCTTGGACCTTTAGGTGTGGG AATTATGCTTGTCACAATCGGTATCAAAGCAATCTT ATGGGCTTGGTGCTCCCGTATCCCTTCATCCGGTGTGCAAGCACTTGCACAGGATGCAGAGAACGATGTGTTCTTCAACGCCATGTCTCTGGCTTTCCCC TGGATTGGTTCGTTACTTCATTGGAGATTACTAGATCCAATCGGAGGTATGATCCTTTCGTCGTATATCATCGTGGAATGGATAAAAACTCTTCACGAAAACTTTGCAAACT TGTCTGGTAAAACTGCATCTGCAGACCAAATTACACGAGTACTGTATCTTGTCTCAAGGTTCAACCCAGTTTTGGAGATTGCAGATATTGAATGTTATCATATCGG AGATGATCTAATtgtggaggtggatgtAATCCTTCCCAAGTCAAGCTCACTGCACTATGCACATGATGTCGGAGAGACTATACA ATGTGTGATAGAAAG CTTGGACGGCGTAATTCGAGCTTATGTGCACTGCGAttactcctcttccaaccc CCTACAGCACACATCCCGGACCCCGCAACCGTACCCTATCAACCGCTTCCAATCCTCTGGcggctcttcttctggctcCGGATCCGGAACTCCTACACCTCGTCCGATACACTACCTTAACTCGAATACAATGGGTCTCGATGGCATAAATGAGATAACAGCACCGACGAGTACCAATCCAAAGTCATCTGGTGAGGGGGGTATAGGGCATGAAGGAGATAGACCTAGTTTTcaaggggaagggagatga
- a CDS encoding hypothetical protein (HMMPfam hit to WD40, WD domain, G-beta repeat, score: 85.6, E(): 1.2e-22): MSIDPAGSQASRQLPINLFTRSPTDAIPQSTYFIPSAWRRFQLSELINQVLGNTAENGSKPVPFDFLVNGEVLRGSLEAWVKKNRGGDEESQIDVEYVRSVMPPEEAARVEVEDWVSGLSLSRKGYVLLSSYLSHLQVLPLSAAAQSSSALYTLPLPTSLGATSCTWVSPQTQETDILVAAGGVDRQTHVYSIPSLSPDTADAPRELYTLHGHTGPISSVIASSSGKEIVTGSWDGNINLYVLPDAEPTEHQVPADPVSYLPGQGTKKRRKLEKDQEKAPIEGLTDGDATGEGGWRRAPDAVMRGHTGRVGGLVWDKLDSGKIWSAGWDGSVRGWEVETGAAGALRQGPFDKSALCVDQWKMNGTLATGNMDRTICLWDTRQATSLISLTLPTTSPVPSVTCHPTSPFTLASATYSGVVQIWDIRSPKTALFTVSKAQSKLADPNRKVTKNGKVLGERLLAVDWNGEVLVAGGEDGEVGIWRARGE, translated from the exons ATGTCGATCGACCCAGCTGGATCACAGGCATCTCGCCAACTCCccatcaacctcttcaccaGGTCTCCAACAGATGCCATCCCCCAGTCTACCTATTTTATTCCCTCCGCCTGGCGTCGATTCCAACTCTCAGAACTCATAAACCAGGTTCTCGGTAACACCGCTGAAAATGGAAGTAAACCTGTGCCATTTGACTTCCTTGTAAACGGTGAAGTTCTTAGGGGCAGCCTAGAAGCGTGGGTGAAAAAGAACaggggaggagatgaagaaagtcAGATTGATGTTGAGTATGTGAGGAGTGTGATGCCGCCAGAGGAGGCTGCGAGGGTCGAGGTCGAGGATTGGGTGTCTGGCTTGAGCTTAAGCAGGAAAGG ATACGTGCTTCTTTCATCCTACCTATCTCACCTGCAAGTCCTCCCTCTTTCAGCTGCTGCTcaatcatcctctgctCTTTAcactcttcccctccctaCTTCCCTTGGTGCTACATCCTGTACCTGGGTTTCTCCTCAAACTCAAGAAACCGACATTCTCGTCGCTGCCGGCGGTGTTGACCGTCAAACCCACGTTTACTCTAttccctccctctcacCCGACACTGCTGATGCTCCTCGCGAACTCTACACCCTTCACGGCCACACCGGTCCTATCTCTTCTGTTATCGCTAGCTCCTCCGGTAAAGAAATTGTAACAGGTTCATGGGACGGTAACATCAATCTCTACGTCCTTCCCGACGCGGAGCCAACAGAACACCAAGTTCCTGCCGACCCCGTGTCTTATCTCCCTGGCCAAGGTACCAAGAAGCGTCGGAAGCTCGAGAAAGACCAAGAAAAGGCTCCTATAGAAGGTCTCACTGACGGTGATGCTACCGGCGAAGGTGGATGGAGGCGGGCGCCTGATGCTGTCATGCGTGGCCATACCGGCAGGGTCGGCGGCCTCGTTTGGGACAAGCTTGACAGTGGTAAGATCTGGAGTGCTGGCTGGGACGGAAGCGTGCGTGgatgggaggtggagaCTGGTGCTGCCGGAGCGTTGAGGCAGGGACCGTTTGATAAGTCTGCGCTGTGTGTGGAtcagtggaagatgaatgGAACTTTGGCGACCGGTAATATGGACAGGACGATTTGTCTTTGGGATACTCGACAAG CTACCTCCCTGATTTCCCTTACGCTTCCCACCACGTCCCCCGTCCCCTCTGTTACATGCCACCCTACATCCCCATTCACCCTCGCCTCTGCCACTTACTCTGGCGTCGTCCAAATCTGGGATATCCGATCACCCAAGACTGCCCTTTTCACCGTTTCAAAGGCGCAGAGCAAGTTGGCCGATCCTAATAGAAAGGTTACGAAGAATGGCAAGGTTTTGGGTGAGAGGCTGTTGGCGGTTGACTGGAATGGAGAAGTTTTGGTTGCGGGTGGTGAAGACGGCGAGGTTGGGATCTGGCGAGCGAGAGGAGAGTAA
- a CDS encoding hypothetical protein (Similar to gi|46096751|gb|EAK81984.1| hypothetical protein UM01200.1 [Ustilago maydis 521], FASTA scores: opt: 841, E(): 1.3e-46, (36.802% identity (61.850% similar) in 519 aa overlap (1-449:1-511)); HMMPfam hit to MOZ_SAS, MOZ/SAS family, score: 205.3, E(): 1.2e-58): MASTMPSSPIADKEAEKRTLVLGNQYIVSRKSHPSHLATVLDVRRNRNGVTEAYVSYAGKDKRLDAWIEETELGEEVAGPSKVLSSDNQTGSNSAPNRDTSEAPESSKLAATSPSVESSPEREHATLTRVRNFEDVRFGEYLIKTWYYSPYPLPHTESGSSEIVSSSRKRKLSDSNGQATSNISQSSAHRPAHGVAVNDALQYPSKSQMSRTVSDVFSIGLERESSKRRLWVCDLCFKYMRTRTGWDRHSSSCTMLQPPGRRVYQRGSYTIWEVDGAAAPLYCQNISLFGKLFIDHKSVFFHVENFLFYIICDAATSQRDQAMAFFSKEKVSYDDYNLACIVTFPPFQNRGFGKLLIEFSYYLTKHPSTRPKSLSPGTPERPLSDLGLKGYTAYWVSVVLRFLRILLKDAEPVKSTESPRKERRMSKSQSPLKPASCRTLRTRKEDPQKGEKITVCGRVVTKMPITGRPGQYTVTLSLSEIAKVCHLRIDDTAFTLSELGFLHQRRAATFPIQRNSHIHGEGYHPPGTTADGGEEPSGEDSIEDEDLGEWKDIEVVVSRGMVEEAWEKWRVKERGVLDEDCVLL, from the exons ATGGCCTCGACAATGCCATCCTCACCAATTGCGGACAAGGAGGCAGAAAAAAGGACGTTGGTCCTTGGAAATCAGTACATTGTTTCGCGAAAAAGTCATCCGTCAC ATCTTGCTACTGTTCTTGATGTCCGACGTAATAGGAATGGTGTGACTGAGGCGTATGTTTCTTATGCTGGGAAGGACAAGAGGTTGGACGCCTGGATTGAAGAGACGGAGCtcggagaggaggttgcGGGACCTTCGAAAGTATTATCGAGTGATAACCAAACAGGATCGAACTCCGCGCCAAATCGAGATACTAGTGAGGCCCCCGAAAGCTCGAAACTGGCAGCAACTTCACCATCTGTGGAATCAAGTCCTGAAAGAGAGCATGCTACACTGACAAGAGTGAGAAACTTTGAAGACGTGCGGTTTGGAGAGTACCTTATCAAGACTTG gtaCTATTCGCCTTACCCGTTACCTCACACGGAGAGTGGTTCGTCGGAAATAGTTTCATCATCTAGGAAACGCAAACTCTCCGACTCAAATGGCCAGGCTACATCCAATATCTCCCAATCCAGTGCACATCGTCCTGCCCACGGAGTTGCTGTCAACGACGCGTTGCAGTATCCCAGTAAATCGCAAATGAGTAGAACAGTAAGCGACGTGTTCTCTATTGGattggaaagggaaagtAGTAAAAGGCGCTTATGGGTATGCGAT CTATGTTTCAAGTATATGCGCACCAGAACAGGTTGGGATCGGCATTCT AGCTCTTGTACAATGCTGCAACCACCAGGGAGACGAGTATATCAAAGAGGAAGCTATACGATAtgggaggtggatggggcGGCAGCTCCG TTATATTGTCAAAATATATCTCTCTTTGGAAAACTATTCATTGACCATAAA TCTGTGTTCTTCCACGTCGAAAATTTCTTATTCTACATAATATGTGATGCCGCAACAAGTCAGCGTGATCAAGCGATGGCATTCTTTTCAAAA GAAAAGGTCTCATACGATGACTACAACCTAGCTTGTATAGTGACTTTCCCGCCGTTCCAAAATCGAGGCTTTGGTAAACTTCTTATTGAATTCA GCTATTATCTAACAAAGCACCCATCCACACGACCCAAATCCCTGTCGCCTGGTACAcccgaacgccctctatCTGATCTTGGCCTCAAAGGCTACACCGCCTACTGGGTATCCGTCGTCCTCCGTTTCTTACGAATCTTACTCAAAGATGCCGAACCAGTGAAATCTACCGAATCGccaagaaaggaaaggaggatgtcAAAGTCGCAGTCGCCCTTGAAACCTGCTAGTTGTCGTACGTTGCgaacaagaaaagaagaccCACAAAAAGGGGAGAAGATAACTGTATGTGGACGTG TAGTTACAAAGATGCCTATAACGGGCCGCCCTGGCCAGTACACAGTGACTCTCTCTTTATCGGAGATCGCGAAAGTCTGTCACCTCAGGATCGACGATACAGCTTTCACCCTCTCAGAATTAGGCTTCCTTCACCAACGTCGTGCTGCTACTTTCCCTATCCAGCGAAACAGCCATATTCATGGCGAAGGGTACCACCCGCCTGGGACCACAGCTGacggaggagaagagccatcaggagaagattcaatagaggatgaagatctGGGAGAATGGAAAGACATCGAGGTAGTGGTCAGTCGGGGAATGGTAGAAGAGGCATGGGAGAAATGGAGAGTCAAAGAGAGAGGGGTCTTGGACGAAGATTGTGTCTTGTTGTGA
- a CDS encoding hypothetical protein (Similar to gi|40741105|gb|EAA60295.1| hypothetical protein AN4378.2 [Aspergillus nidulans FGSC A4], FASTA scores: opt: 1096, E(): 3.2e-61, (35.785% identity (65.862% similar) in 911 aa overlap (11-905:3-820))): protein MSEAANSSTPDRHNTVFVVTLVFAVIATVFVGLRMLSKGWIVKRFTTDDWFTVAAWVFMLGVTVSIMIGARDGLGMVDSDIPPDMVDPQESAIYAFTIFYNLAIMTTKTAILILYVRLAAAHAFLRRASIATMAVVNLAGAMLVLLNIFRCRPIRAAFTSIDGSCINLVSIFLSTSPINILTDFAILLLPLPILTRLRMEFRQKVVLVATFIVGGFVTIVDVVRVVYLQNALKAEYAENTNDPSNTVSQQNTRNYGYHVSYSLMWSGIEVSVGLMCCCILVLKPLVMRVLPAILKDPNKSALTGTLLSFDFSQPEGSQSQSLPSTREFAGTLGMTVGTSGTDPTEVSGAAETETRNGLRHQQNGGTGRSDEDETFDLFDMLASDPQHSGAQVTHPPHRKSERQSHSTASKIKNMFGHRHSASTDTTQEPTQVFFDFVRMGGKKPLTELTAKESRGPVIFGSILFFIWGFSYGLMGTLNVRVQEIHGFSPSQTLALSCSYWIAYFFAPPVIGYWVITRQGFKATFITGLAFYSIGAMAFWPSAVLASYAGFFISNFLVALGLATIEVAANPFIALAGPGQYSEARLNFSQSIQAVGGLISPIIASKVLFDELSGSESLLFKVQWCYLAVAIFVLFTAVVFFYVPLSEAGDEDLEKIAKERMSRAELPSNPRYCGIPMRIWALVLGIMTLWFYTGAQENLNYYWSTLSVIIKPSFDSLWGQTLGRVVFVMGRFVAAVLCYIGIPPRYILACFTMGAFITTITTIVLPTGNGTYASLILIEFFESPIFPTVFAITIRNQGRHTKSTSTMLMMTASGSAVWPAVAYGVNLRYDGRSRLLLVPAVVLFGLNSAYSVILSSTKTCRRWIDPRWSKGKPLLEKGTREKDVGYGVGYPEGDIGDPGISPRQRTEELQLGSEGGFLSAPMTMGLGLDLSEQEEQHPSGPEDFTEKRTGAG, encoded by the exons ATGTCGGAGGCGGCGAATTCATCGACCCCCGACAGGCATAACACTGTATTTGTAGTCACCCTGGTCTTTGCTGTGATCGCCACAGTGTTCGTCGGCTTGAGAATGTTGTCAAAAGGATGGATCGTAAAACGATTCACGACGGACGATTGGTTCACTGTTGCCGCCTGG GTCTTCATGTTGGGAGTGACAGTTTCTATCATGATAGGTGCGCGGGACGGATTAGGAATGGTGGATTCAG ATATTCCTCCTGACATGGTCGACCCACAAGAGAGCGCCATATACGCTTTTACCATCTTTTACAACCTGGCAATCATGACTACCAAAACGGCAATCTTGATTTTGTACGTTCGATTGGCAGCCGCACATGCCTTTCTTCGACGAGCTTCAATCGCCACCATGGCTGTGGTGAATCTCGCAGGAGCCATGCTGGTGCTACTCAACATATTTCGATGCCGGCCCATACGCGCTGCATTCACCAGTATTGACGGCTCCTGTATCAACCTTGTTTCGATATTCTTGTCAACATCTCCTATCAATATACTCACCGACTTCGCTatccttctgcttccttTACCTATCTTGACCCGCCTTCGAATGGAATTTCGCCAAAAGGTCGTCCTTGTCGCCACTTTCATTGTAGGGGGGTTCGTCACAATCGTAGACGTTGTGCGCGTTGTGTACCTGCAGAATGCTCTCAAGGCAGAATACGCCGAGAACACCAACGATCCGTCGAACACTGTCTCCCAACAAAACACCAGAAATTATGGTTATCATGTCAGTTATTCGTTGATGTGGTCTGGTATAGAGGTATCCGTGGGGTTGATGTGCTGCTGTATATTGGTGCTAAAACCTCTGGTCATGCGAGTTCTCCCAGCTATCTTGAAAGATCCCAACAAATCAGCACTCACAGGAactctcctttctttcgACTTTTCACAACCTGAAGGCTCTCAAAGccaatctcttccctcaacAAGGGAATTTGCCGGGACATTGGGTATGACGGTTGGCACTAGTGGTACTGACCCAACGGAAGTTTCAGGCGCTGCTGAAACGGAGACAAGGAATGGATTGAGGCATCAGCAAAATGGAGGAACTGGAAggagtgatgaagatgagacgTTCGACTTGTTTGATATGCTGGCTAGTGATCCTCAACACTCGGGGGCTCAAGTgacccatcctcctcatcgaAAGTCTGAAAGGCAGTCACATTCGACGGCCAGCAAGATCAAGAACATGTTCGGTCATCGACATTCTGCTTCGACAGATACAACCCAAGAACCTACTCAAGTCTTCTTTGATTTTGTCCGTATGGGCGGGAAGAAACCACTGACAGAGCTCACTGCCAAAGAGTCTCGTGGCCCTGTGATCTTTG GAAGCATCTTGTTTTTTATCTGGGGCTTTTCCTATGGCCTAATGGGAACGCTCAATGTCCGAGTACAAGAGATCCATGgcttttccccttctcaGACACTCGCTCTTAGCTGCTCTTACTGGATCGCCTATTTCTTTGCTCCCCCTGTCATCGGTTATTGGGTCATCACTCGACAAGGCTTCAAAGCTACATTTATAACCGGTCTTGCCTTTTACTCAATTGGAGCTATGGCGTTCTGGCCATCAGCTGTCCTTGCCAGCTATGCTGGGTTCTTTATCAGCAATTTCCTTGTCGCTTTGGGTCTAGCTACTATCGAAGTCGCTGCGAATCCTTTCATAGCCCTGGCTGGACCTGGACAGTACTCTGAAGCGAGGCTCAATTTCTCACAATCGATACAGGCTGTTGGTGGATTGATCTCACCTATCATAGCCTCCAAAGTCCTTTTCGACGAGCTAAGTGGTAGCGAAAGCCTCTTGTTCAAAGTACAATGGTGCTACCTTGCAGTGGCGATATTTGTCTTGTTCACGGCGGTCGTATTTTTCTACGTGCCTTTAAGCGAAGCTGGGGATGAGGATCTGGAGAAAATCGCAAAAGAGAGAATGTCGAGAGCAGAGTTGCCCTCAAATCCAAGATATTGTGGAATACCGATGCGCATCTGGGCATTGGTGCTAGGGATAATGACGTTGTGGTTTTATACCGGAGCACAAGAAAACCTCAACTACTACTGGTCAACGCTGTCCGTCATCATAAAACCCTCTTTCGACAGTCTTTGGGGTCAAACTTTGGGACGTGTTGTCTTTGTCATGGGACGCTTTGTGGCTGCGGTGTTATGCTATATCGGAATCCCACCTCGATACATTTTGGCTTGTTTTACTATGGGCGCATTCATCACCACAATTACTACCATCGTCCTACCCACTGGCAATGGTACCTACGCAAGTTTGATCCTTATCGAGTTCTTTGAATCACCAATCTTTCCTACCGTATTTGCTATCACTATCCGTAATCAAGGACGTCACACGAAATCAACTTCCACtatgttgatgatgaccgCATCTGGGAGTGCGGTTTGGCCGGCTGTGGCATACGGTGTCAACCTTCGTTATGATGGCCGTTCTCGCCTCCTTTTGGTCCCTGCGGTCGTCTTATTTGGTTTAAACTCAGCATATTCGGTAATACTAAGCTCTACCAAGACGTGCAGGAGATGGATCGATCCTCGTTGGAGCAAAGGAAAGCCATTATTGGAGAAGGGgacgagggagaaggatgtggGCTATGGCGTGGGTTATCCAGAGGGTGATATTGGAGATCCCGGAATATCACCCAGACAGAGGACTGAGGAGCTGCAATTGGGAAGTGAAGGAGGCTTTTTGAGTGCTCCTATGACGATGGGATTGGGTTTGGATCTCTCggaacaagaagagcaacATCCATCGGGTCCAGAAGATTTTACAGAGAAAAGGACCGGTGCAGGTTGA
- a CDS encoding hypothetical protein (Similar to gi|46097496|gb|EAK82729.1| hypothetical protein UM01848.1 [Ustilago maydis 521], FASTA scores: opt: 680, E(): 4.6e-38, (66.412% identity (90.840% similar) in 131 aa overlap (1-128:25-155)); HMMPfam hit to zf-CHY, CHY zinc finger, score: 48.3, E(): 2.1e-11), with product MCKHILNAQVAIRAPCCKKFFDCPQCHAETQDHPLRKTMEMAFLCKKCKKAFRKDMTEYEEADEYCPHCDNQYIIEAKEPQAMVGVEGEDARIDNRMLKDDRVKEKPERSLFAAQDMSDKLDRMPLFQLNPKEKR from the exons ATGTG TAAACATATCCTCAACGCACAGGTCGCCATTCGCGCTCCATGCTGCAAGAAATTCTTCGAC TGCCCACAATGTCATGCCGAGACTCAAGATCACCCATTACGGAAAACAATGGAGATGGCTTTCTTGTGTAAAAAG TGCAAGAAAGCCTTCAGAAAGGACATGACAGAGTATGAGGAAGCGGATGAGTATTGCCCACATTGCGATAACCAATATATCATTGAAGCGAAGGAGCCGCAAGCTATGGTTGGAgttgaaggtgaagatgcGAGGATTGATAATCG AATGCTGAAGGACGACCGAGTCAAAGAGAAACCAGAGAGGAGTCTTTTTGCAGCCCAAGACATGTCGGACAAACTCGACAGAATGCCCCTCTTCCAGCTGAACcccaaagaaaaaagataa